Within the Chloroflexota bacterium genome, the region CGCGTGGGCTACACGCGTCTTGCGGACGGTACCAAAGCGCGCGTCTCCAAGAAGAGCGGCGAAATCATCGAACAGTAAGAGGGACCAGCGAGTGAGTACACAGAACGAGAACGGAGCGGCTCCCAAAGCGCCGCCCCGCATGCTGGAAAAGATACGCAGCGAAATCAGCCCCGTGATGATTCAGGACTTCGGCTACACCAGCGCTATGCAGGTGCCGCGCCTGAGCAAGGTTACGCTGAACATCGGGCTTGGCGAGGCGCTGACGAACGCGCGCGCGCTTGAAAACGCAACCCGCGACCTGACCGCAATCGCCGGGCAGAAGCCGGTTACGACCCGCGCTAAGAAGTCCATCGCCGGCTTCAAGATTCGCGAGGGCATGCCCATCGGCGTGAGCGTAACGCTGCGCGGACGGCGCATGTACGAGTTCGTGGACAGGCTGATAAGCTCGTCGCTGCCTAGAATACGCGACTTTCAGGGCGTATCGCGGCGCGCGTTCGATGGCAGGGGCAACTACTCGCTGGGCATACGCGAGCAAGTGATATTCCCCGAAATCGACTACAACTCAATCGACCGCATCCGCGGGCTGCAGATTGTCATCGTAACCACGGCGCGCTCCGATCCCGAAGGGCTTCGGCTGCTGGAACTGATGGGCATGCCGTTCGTGCGCCAAGAATCGCGGCAGGACGCGGCGTAAGCACATTTCACATTAAGCCTGTCCCCTACTTTGGACGGTAACTCGCCCTAGACGGTAACAGGCTTGAGCTAGAATTGACCGCAGTTTGACCTTACAAAAGGCAGGACAAAATTGGCTAAGGAATCTTCAAAGGCGAAGAACGATCGGCGCAAGCTGACTGTAGCGCGGTACGCCGCCAGGCGTGCCGAACTGCTTGAGATAGCGCGAGACATGAGCCGCCCGCAGCAAGAACGAGCGCAGGCACGCGACGAACTCGCGCTGCTTCCGCGAGACGCCAACCCGAACCGCGTCCGCAATCGCGACCTGATGACCGGGAGACCGCGCGGTTACATCCGCCACTTCGGGCTGTCACGCATCACCTTCCGCGAAATGGCGCTTAAGGGCTTGCTGCCCGGCGTGCGAAAGGCAAGCTGGTAAGCAACACCGCCGAAAGCCAAGCAACTGACAAGGGAATTGAGATGCCAGTAACAGATCCAATATCGGATATGCTGACCCGTATCCGAAACGCGATTATGGCGGGGCACGATTCGGTGCCGCTGCCGCTATCCAAGATGAAGGAATCGCTCGCCGAAATCCTGAAGAACGAGGGTTTCATCGAGGGATACAGCGTTCATCGCAGGGGCACGCCACAGGGAAACATCCGCATCTACTTGCACTACCGCGACCGCGACGAACCCGCCATAAGCGGGCTCAAGCGCGTCAGCAAGCCAGGCTTGCGAGTGTATGTGAAGAAGGGCGAGATTCCCCGTCCATACGGCGGCTTGGGTGTAGCCATCCTTTCCACTTCGCAGGGAGTGATGACGGGACGGCAGGCGTGGAGAGAGAACATAGGCGGAGAACTCCTCTGCTATGTGTGGTAAGGAGCCAATATGTCCAGGATAGGCAACATGCCCGTCACACTGCCATCCGGCGTTGATGTGGATATTGACGGAAGCGATGTTACGGTCAAGGGCGCTCAAGGCGTGCTGACTTACTCGTTCCACCCAGATATGACGAT harbors:
- the rplE gene encoding 50S ribosomal protein L5, whose amino-acid sequence is MLEKIRSEISPVMIQDFGYTSAMQVPRLSKVTLNIGLGEALTNARALENATRDLTAIAGQKPVTTRAKKSIAGFKIREGMPIGVSVTLRGRRMYEFVDRLISSSLPRIRDFQGVSRRAFDGRGNYSLGIREQVIFPEIDYNSIDRIRGLQIVIVTTARSDPEGLRLLELMGMPFVRQESRQDAA
- the rpsN gene encoding 30S ribosomal protein S14, with amino-acid sequence MAKESSKAKNDRRKLTVARYAARRAELLEIARDMSRPQQERAQARDELALLPRDANPNRVRNRDLMTGRPRGYIRHFGLSRITFREMALKGLLPGVRKASW
- the rpsH gene encoding 30S ribosomal protein S8, with amino-acid sequence MPVTDPISDMLTRIRNAIMAGHDSVPLPLSKMKESLAEILKNEGFIEGYSVHRRGTPQGNIRIYLHYRDRDEPAISGLKRVSKPGLRVYVKKGEIPRPYGGLGVAILSTSQGVMTGRQAWRENIGGELLCYVW